A section of the Bombus huntii isolate Logan2020A chromosome 5, iyBomHunt1.1, whole genome shotgun sequence genome encodes:
- the LOC126865565 gene encoding myosin heavy chain, muscle isoform X5, with protein sequence MPKPKPQEGEDPDPTPYLFVSLEQKRIDQTKPYDAKKACWVPDEKEGYVLGEIKATKGDIVSVTLPGGESKDFKKDQLQQVNPPKYEKAEDMSNLTYLNDASVLHNLKQRYYAKLIYTYSGLFCVAINPYKRFPVYTHRCAKLYRGKRRNEVPPHIFAISDGAYVNMLTNSENQSMLITGESGAGKTENTKKVIAYFATVGASTKKADDTSQKKGSLEDQVVQTNPVLEAFGNAKTVRNDNSSRFGKFIRIHFGPTGKLAGADIETYLLEKARVISQQALERSYHIFYQMMSGSVPGLKDMCLLSDNIYDYVNVSQGKITIPNVDDGEECTLTDQAFDVLGFTQEEKNDIYKITAAVMHMGGMKFKQRGREEQAEADGTEEGERVAKLLGCDCADLYKNLLKPRIKVGNEFVTQGRNKDQVAYSVGAMSKAMFDRLFKWLVKKCNETLDTQQKRQHFIGVLDIAGFEIFDYNSFEQLCINFTNEKLQQFFNHHMFILEQEEYKREGIEWTFIDFGMDLQQTIDLIEKPMGILSILEEESMFPKATDKTFEEKLNNNHLGKSPNFLKPKPPKPGQQAAHFAIGHYAGNVPYNITGWLEKNKDPLNDTVVDQFKKSSNKLLVEIFADHPGQSGDAGGGGGAKGGRGKKGGGFSTVSSSYREQLNNLMTTLRATQPHFVRCIIPNEMKQPGVIDSHLVMHQLTCNGVLEGIRICRKGFPNRMVYPDFKLRYKILAPQAVTKLGADPKKAAEAILEASGLDPDQYRLGHTKVFFRAGVLGQMEELRDERLSKIVSWMQAYIRGYLSRKDYKKLQDQRLALVVVQRNLRKYLQIRTWPWWKLWQKVKPLLNVTRIEDELAALEEKARKAQEAFEKEEKLRKELEEQNTKLVSERNALQRQLDGEKGSLSEYMEKSLKLAAQKADIESQLQDLNDRFKEEEDARNNLFQNKKKLEQEVAGLKKDIEDLELNLQKSEQDKATKDHQIRNLNDEIAHQDELINKLNKEKKNQGEVNQKTAEELQAAEDKVNHLNKVKVKLEHTLDELEDSLEREKKSRADVEKAKRKVEGDLKLTQEAVADLERNKKELEQTIQRKDKELSSLTAKLEDEQSLVGKLQKQIKELQARIEELEEEIEAERGSRVKAEKQRSDLARELEELGERLEEAGGATSAQIELNKKREAELSKLRRDLEEANIQHEATLASLRKKHNDAVAEMGEQIDTLNKLKARVEKDKVQYFSELNDMRASVDQLSNEKAAQEKIVKQLQHQLNETQGKLEEVNRTLNDFDAAKKKLSIENSDLLRQLEEAESQVSQLSKIKISLTTQLEDTKRLADEESRERATLLGKFRNLEHDLDNIREQVEEEAEGKADLQRQLSKANAEAQLWRTKYESEGVARAEELEEAKRKLQARLAEAEETIESLNQKVIALEKTKQRLSTEVEDLQIEVDRATAIANAAEKKQKAFDKIIGEWKLKVDDLAAELDASQKECRNYSTELFRLRGAYEEGQEQLEAVRRENKNLADEVKDLLDQIGEGGRNIHEIEKARKRLEAEKDELQAALEEAEAALEQEENKVLRSQLELSQVRQEIDRRIQEKEEEFENTRKNHQRALDSMQASLEAEAKGKAEALRMKKKLEADINELEIALDHANKANAEAQKNIKRYQQQLKDVQTALEEEQRARDEARELLGISERRANALQNELEESRTLLEQADRGRRQAEQELADCHEQLNELGAQNASISAAKRKLEAELQTLHSDLDELLNEAKNSEEKAKKAMVDAARLADELRAEQDHAQTQEKLRKALETQIKELQVRLDEAEANALKGGKKAIQKLEQRVRELENELDGEQRRHADAQKNLRKSERRIKELSFQADEDRKNHERMQDLVDKLQQKIKTYKRQIEEAEEIAALNLAKFRKAQQELEEAEERADLAEQAITKFRTKGRGGSAARGLSPAPHRPAFKPQLDGSAFPPRFDLQPDGEL encoded by the exons AGCAAGGACTTCAAAAAGGACCAGCTGCAGCAAGTAAATCCACCGAAATATGAAAAAGCCGAGGATATGTCGAATTTAACTTACCTCAACGATGCTTCGGTCCTCCACAATTTGAAACAACGTTATTACGCCAAACTCATCTAC ACGTACTCTGGCCTCTTCTGTGTAGCTATCAATCCCTACAAAAGATTTCCCGTATATACTCATAGATGCGCCAAACTTTATCGAGGCAAAAGACGTAACGAAGTGCCACCGCACATTTTTGCCATTTCTGATGGAGCCTATGTCAATATGCTTACCA ACAGTGAAAATCAATCCATGTTGATTACCGGCGAATCTGGTGCCGGAAAAACTGAGAACACGAAGAAAGTAATCGCGTATTTCGCCACTGTCGGTGCCTCGACTAAGAAAGCCGACGACACTTCCCAGAAGAAAGGTTCCCTGGAAGATCAGGTGGTGCAAACCAATCCTGTCTTGGAAGCGTTCGGTAATGCTAAAACCGTCCGTAATGACAACTCCTCGCGTTTC GGTAAATTCATCCGTATTCACTTTGGCCCCACTGGAAAATTGGCTGGTGCCGATATCGAGACCT ATCTATTGGAGAAAGCTCGTGTCATCTCTCAACAGGCTCTTGAACGTTCTTATCACATCTTCTACCAAATGATGTCAGGCTCGGTCCCCGGTTTGAAGG ACATGTGTCTTTTATCCGACAACATATACGACTATGTCAACGTGTCTCAAGGAAAAATCACAATCCCCAACGTCGACGACGGTGAAGAATGTACTTTGACGGAC CAAGCTTTCGATGTATTGGGCTTCACTcaagaagaaaagaacgaCATTTACAAGATCACCGCTGCTGTCATGCACATGGGTGGTATGAAGTTCAAGCAAAGAGGTCGCGAAGAACAAGCCGAAGCCGACGGAACCGAG GAAGGTGAACGTGTCGCCAAACTGCTTGGTTGCGACTGTGCCGATCTTTACAAGAACTTGTTGAAACCAAGGATCAAGGTCGGTAACGAGTTCGTAACACAAGGTCGTAACAAGGATCAAGTAGCATATTCGGTGGGTGCCATGTCGAAGGCCATGTTCGACAGGCTGTTTAAATGGTTGGTCAAAAAATGTAACGAAACCCTGGACACGCAACAAAAGAGGCAACATTTCATCGGTGTACTGGATATCGCCGGTTTTGAAATCTTCGAC TACAACAGCTTTGAGCAACTCTGTATCAACTTCACCAACGAAAAGCTTCAACAATTCTTCAATCACCATATGTTCATTCTGGAACAAGAAGAATACAAACGCGAAGGAATTGAGTGGACTTTCATTGACTTTGGCATGGATCTACAACAAACGATCGATCTGATCGAGAAG CCTATGGGTATCCTCTCCATTCTTGAAGAAGAATCTATGTTCCCGAAAGCCACTGACAAGACCTTCGAGGAGAAATTGAACAACAATCACCTTGGCAAGAGTCCTAACTTCTTGAAGCCTAAACCGCCGAAACCAGGCCAGCAAGCAGCTCACTTTGCTATCGGCCATTATGCCGGAAAT GTACCATACAACATCACGGGTTGGCTGGAAAAGAACAAGGACCCGTTGAACGACACTGTTGTGGATCAGTTCAAGAAATCCAGTAATAAACTGCTGGTCGAGATCTTCGCTGACCATCCTGGACAGTCTGGTGATGCCGGTGGCGGCGGCGGTGCGAAAGGTGGACGTGGTAAGAAGGGCGGTGGCTTCTCGACGGTATCATCGTCCTATAGGGAACAATTGAACAACCTGATGACTACTCTGAGAGCTACCCAACCACACTTCGTCCGTTGTATCATCCCCAACGAAATGAAGCAGCCGGGTGTCATAGATTCTCATCTCGTCATGCATCAGTTGACTTGTAACGGTGTACTTGAAGGCATCCGTATTTGTCGTAAAGGATTCCCCAACAGAATGGTCTATCCTGACTTCAAGCTACG GTACAAGATTCTGGCACCACAAGCAGTCACGAAGTTGGGTGCTGACCCGAAGAAGGCTGCAGAGGCGATTTTGGAGGCATCCGGCCTCGACCCCGATCAATATCGTCTTGGACACACCAAG GTGTTCTTCCGTGCCGGAGTCCTGGGTCAGATGGAAGAACTTCGTGACGAGCGACTTAGCAAAATCGTATCTTGGATGCAAGCCTACATCAGAGGTTACTTGTCCAGAAAAGACTACAAGAAACTGCAAGATCAACGTTTGGCATTGGTCGTCGTACAAAGGAACTTGAGGAAATACTTGCAAATTCGTACTTGGCCATGGTGGAAATTGTGGCAGAAAGTTAAGCCCCTTCTCAACGTTACTCGTATCGAGGACGAGCTTGCC GCGCTCGAGGAGAAAGCGAGAAAAGCTCAGGAAGCCTtcgaaaaggaagagaaactGCGCAAGGAACTCGAAGAGCAGAACACGAAACTTGTCTCCGAAAGGAATGCCTTGCAGCGACAACTGGATGGTGAAAAAGGTTCCCTCTCGGAATATATGGAGAAATCTCTGAAATTGGCCGCTCAGAAAGCCGATATCGAGTCACAACTTCAG GATCTGAATGACAGAttcaaagaagaagaagatgcCAGGAACAATCTCTTCCAAAATAAGAAGAAACTCGAACAAGAAGTGGCAGGTCTAAAGAAAGACATTGAGGACCTCGAGCTTAACCTACAGAAATCAGAGCAAGATAAGGCGACGAAGGACCACCAGATCCGTAATTTGAACGACGAGATCGCTCATCAAGACGAACTGATCAATAAATTgaacaaagagaaaaagaatcaAGGTGAAGTTAATCAGAAAACTGCCGAAGAGCTTCAAGCTGCCGAAGATAAAGTCAATCACTTGAACAAAGTCAAAGTCAAACTCGAGCACACTCTTGACGAACTCGAAGATTCCCTCGAACGTGAAAAGAAATCACG AGCCGACGTAGAGAAAGCTAAACGAAAGGTGGAAGGCGACTTGAAACTTACACAGGAAGCTGTTGCTGACCTCGAGAGAAATAAGAAGGAACTCGAACAAACCATTCAACGTAAGGACAAGGAATTATCGTCTTTGACCGCTAAACTTGAAGACGAGCAGTCGTTAGTAGGCAAATTACAGAAACAAATTAAGGAATTACAAGCCCGTATCGAAGAACTGGAAGAAGAG ATCGAAGCTGAGCGTGGTTCTCGCGTGAAAGCTGAGAAACAGCGCAGTGACTTGGCACGAGAACTCGAGGAACTTGGTGAACGTCTCGAGGAAGCTGGCGGTGCCACCTCTGCTCAAATTGAACTCAACAAGAAGAGAGAAGCCGAACTTAGCAAGCTGCGCAGAGACCTCGAGGAAGCCAACATTCAACACGAAGCCACTCTTGCGAGTTTACGCAAAAAGCACAACGATGCCGTTGCCGAAATGGGAGAACAAATTGATACGCTTAACAAACTCAAGGCCAG AGTTGAAAAGGACAAGGTTCAATACTTCAGCGAATTAAACGACATGCGCGCGTCGGTAGATCAACTAAGCAACGAGAAG GCTGCCCAAGAAAAGATCGTGAAACAATTGCAACACCAATTAAACGAAACCCAAGGAAAACTGGAGGAAGTGAACCGTACTCTGAATGACTTCGATGCTGCGAAGAAGAAACTGTCGATCGAAAACAGTGATCTGCTACGACAATTAGAGGAAGCCGAATCGCAAGTAAGTCAGCTTTCGAAGATCAAGATTTCGCTGACAACGCAGCTCGAAGACACGAAACGATTGGCTGACGAAGAATCGAGAGAACGCGCTACTCTCCTTGGCAAATTCCGTAACTTGGAACACGATTTGGATAACATTCGTGAACAAGTGGAAGAGGAAGCCGAAGGTAAAGCGGATCTTCAGAGGCAACTTAGCAAGGCAAACGCGGAGGCACAATTATGGCGCACGAAATACGAATCTGAGGGCGTTGCGAGAGCGGAAGAACTCGAGGAAGCTAAGAGGAAGCTGCAGGCACGGTTGGCCGAAGCGGAGGAAACCATCGAATCCCTCAACCAAAAGGTTATCGCTCTCGAGAAGACGAAACAGAGATTGTCGACGGAGGTAGAGGACTTACAGATCGAAGTGGATCGCGCGACCGCGATCGCCAACGCCGCCGAAAAGAAACAGAAGGCCTTCGATAAGATTATCGGCGAATGGAAACTCAAAGTGGACGATCTCGCCGCCGAACTCGATGCCAGTCAGAAGGAATGCCGTAATTACAGCACGGAATTGTTCAGGCTCAGAG GTGCGTACGAAGAAGGTCAGGAACAGTTGGAAGCAGTGCGTCGCGAGAACAAGAATCTAGCCGACGAAGTAAAAGACCTCTTGGATCAAATTGGCGAAGGTGGACGCAATATTCACGAGATCGAAAAAGCCAGGAAGCGCCTGGAGGCTGAAAAGGATGAACTTCAAGCTGCTCTGGAAGAAGCAGAGGCCGCTTTGGAACAAGAAGAGAACAAAGTATTGCGCAGTCAACTTGAACTGAGTCAAGTCAGACAAGAAATCGACCGACGTATCCAGGAGAAGGAAGAGGAATTCGAAAATACCAGAAAGAATCACCAACGTGCTCTCGATTCTATGCAGGCATCGCTCGAAGCTGAAGCTAAG GGCAAGGCCGAGGCTTTGCGCATGAAGAAAAAACTGGAAGCAGATATAAACGAATTGGAGATCGCCCTGGATCATGCGAACAAAGCGAATGCCGAAGCTCAAAAGAACATCAAGAGATACCAACAGCAGCTGAAGGATGTCCAGACCGCGCTCGAGGAAGAACAACGAGCTCGCGACGAAGCGAGAGAACTTCTTGGAATTTCGGAACGCCGGGCGAACGCGCTTCAGAACGAACTCGAAGAAAGCCGTACTCTTCTCGAACAAGCGGACCGCGGACGTCGCCAGGCTGAACAAGAATTGGCCGACTGCCACGAGCAACTCAACGAACTAGGTGCTCAGAACGCTTCCATCTCTGCTGCCAAGAGAAAACTCGAGGCTGAGCTGCAAACCCTTCAC tCTGACTTGGACGAATTGTTGAACGAAGCAAAGAACTCTGAGGAGAAAGCAAAGAAAGCCATGGTTGATGCCGCTAGATTAGCCGACGAACTTCGAGCCGAACAAGATCATGCTCAAACGCAAGAGAAGCTTCGCAAAGCACTCGAAACTCAGATCAAGGAACTCCAGGTGCGTCTCGACGAAGCTGAAGCGAATGCCCTGAAAGGTGGTAAGAAGGCAATTCAAAAACTCGAACAACGTGTTCGTGAATTGGAGAACGAACTCGATGGAGAACAGAGGAGACACGCTGACGCTCAGAAGAATCTTCGCAAGTCCGAACGTCGCATCAAGGAACTCAGCTTCCAG GCTGATGAGGACCGCAAGAACCATGAGCGCATGCAAGACCTTGTCGATAAGCTTCAACAGAAGATCAAGACCTACAAGAGGCAGATCGAGGAAGCTGAAGAAATCGCTGCTTTGAATCTCGCGAAATTCCGCAAAGCGCAACAAGAGCTCGAGGAGGCAGAGGAAAGGGCGGACCTGGCTGAACAGGCAATTACCAAGTTCCGTACTAAAGGACGCGGAGGAAGTGCTGCGCGCGGACTGAGCCCAGCG CCACACCGACCTGCGTTCAAACCCCAATTGGATGGTTCCGCATTCCCGCCACGCTTCGACCTGCAGCCCGATGGTGAACTGTAA